CAGGTATTCAATTTGATTTACTATAAATATTACTTAATAAGCAATGGACTTTAAAAAAGAAAATTGTAATAATCTTATTATAGTATTGTTTTATAATTAGTTTTAATGCATAAACCAAAAGTTGTTGCTATTGTTTTACTGCTTCTTGCAGGGTGCAGTTGCAAATCTTCTCATATGGAAGAAATGAAGGTAGTTGAAATAACTGATGAATATAAGGATTGTAGCGGCCTACTTTACTCCATAAAAGAAGCTGAGCATTTAGTAAATTATGCAAACAAACGCTATAAGTTCCCGCAGGTGTTTATGTCATCTCCCGTATGTATTCCCGTTGTTCAAGTAGACTCGCTAAAAAATAAACTAATTTTACAAGATAGGCTTGATTATCTTAACTCTTTATTTGAAGCAAAAGGCTGCAATTTACCTACTAAAAACAAAGAAGAAAAAAATAATGATGACGGTGCTTTAAGTAAAGTAATATATACGAATTTAATTCCAAACAAATAGACAAAAATTAAATTATATACATGACCTTCTTGCCGCTTCCAGGTCTTCTTTAGTATCCACTCCGATCGGAATTGAATCAACAACACTTACGCTTATCGAAAGCCCATTTTCCAATGCTCTCAGCTGTTCAAGTCTTTCCCTCTTTTCTAAAGGTGAAGGCGGGAAGTTAACATATTGTTCCAGTGCTTCTTTTTTATAACCGTAAATGCCGATATGATGATATAAATCCCCCTCTCCCCAAGGGCAGGCACTTCTGGTAAAATATAAAGCTCTCATATTAAACCCGATAACCGCTTTCACAACATTAGGATTGTTTTTTTCTTCTTCATCGGTAATTTTAGCTGCAGCAGTTGCTATATCAGCTTTTGAGCTAATTAAATCGTCATTTATTTTAATTATTAACTCAGGTGAAACCGTAGGTAAGTCTCCTTGTAAGTTAATTATAAACTCATGTTTTAGATTTAATTGCTTGTAAGCAGCATAAACTCTGTCACTCCCGCTGGAAAGATTCGGGTCCGTCATTGCTGCGTTAAAATTATGTGCTTTAACCAGATCAAAAATCTGTTGGTCACCGCAGGCTACCAATACCTCCCCTACTCCGGATTTTTGCGCTTGTTCAGCAACTCTTATTATCATAGGCTTGCCGGCGATATCAAGCAACGGTTTGTTCGGTAATCTTGTGGAAGCTAAACGCGCCGGAATAATAACTATAGAGTTTTTGCTCATTATTTTACTGTCCCCGAAGGTTGTACTAAGTTATCAACTATTGCTTTATAGTTAGCAATATCTTGCGCACCTATAATACCACTACCCGGCTTGGTAAGCAATGCCTCGGAAAGAATTTTTAGTACATTTGAATATGCGGTATTTTGTGGCATACGACCTTTAAAGTTTTTATATAATTCTGCAAGCAAATCCTTTCTCTCCGTTATGATATAGGAGACAGCCTGCTTTAATACTCTTTTTACTTCTTTTTCGGAAAGCGGATCATTTTTATTTATTATTGAATATAAATAGGGTTCGGAATAGTTGTTAAATTCGTTCCAATATTGTAAATCCCAATATATATCAGCTTTTATATCATCGGCTCTTTGTGAATAGTCATTCTTAAGATCATCAAGAGCTTGATTATAATTGCGGGTTAAATATAAAGCTTCAGCCTTAATATATTTTCTTTCAACTAATGCATTTACCATAGGAAAATCTTTATCACCCAATGCTAAAATTTCTAAAGCTAATTCAGGTTTCAGATTATTTATATCTATCTTAGCCAACTTATTAATTGCCTCTTCCCTTTCTAAACCCGTTAATCTGTTTAAAACCTGGTAATTCAAAATTGCCGCCGCTCTATCCAGTAAATCAAGCCTTATTAAGCTGTCAATAAACTTAGATATTATCTTATCTCCGGTATCTCCAAGCGGAATTAAATCCTTAAATTCATAAAAGATTCCTAAAACTTCCAACGGAGCCATTTTTTCATCTCCGCTATTAAGGAAAAATTTAATAAATGTTTCACTCATATTACGTTGAACTACCATAGTATTATTCGAGTTCGGGTAATATTTAGCAATTTTATTCCATGTTTTTAATGCTTCTATATATTTATCATTTTTATTATAAAGATTCCCTAAGTAGTCCAATATATTTATTTCGACCTGATCTCCGCGCCAAATATAAGTCAACTTATCAAGCTCATCAATTGCTTCTTCAGGATTTATCTTTGAATGGTCAAGTTGATATTTTACTTTCTCAAATCTGCACAAAGTTCGATTCAATGTATCAAATACATTTGCAATACATTCATCTAAATATGGATTAGCCACTTTTTCCTGATTTTGTGAGAGATAGTATTTTGCGGTAATATAATTTAATCTATTCTTTAAATGCTCGCTTATACCTTTAGTATCGAGAGCTGAATTTACAATTTGCTCAGCTACCTTAAATTGCTTGTTTGCCACTTTATTATCAATTGTAATTATAGCTAATTCCGTAATTATATTGGGAGTATACCCTGATAAAAAATTAAGCGATATATTTTCGAATAAGCTGCCCACCCGGTTACTTAATATATAGTCTTTAGTGTTACCTGAAGCATAAGCAATAATTGACTGCCAAAATCTTATTTCATCTCTAAAATTAATAGGTATGTCGGTAGTATCTATAGACTTAACTACTATAAAAGCATCATCATATCTTTTATTCATGAAATTTATGATTACTTCTAATAACTTAAATTTATAGCTATACGAATAATCATAATTACTTTGCTTAATAATTTTGAGCATAAGATTAGCTTCTTTATAAAGGTCATTTGCTAAATAAAGTAAGGCGAGCTTAGTATAAGCCGCTGCATTTTCGTCTTTATTTAACCCACCTAACCCATGCATTAATTTATAATTTTCATAATTAAAATT
The endosymbiont of Acanthamoeba sp. UWC8 DNA segment above includes these coding regions:
- a CDS encoding 3-deoxy-manno-octulosonate cytidylyltransferase, whose translation is MSKNSIVIIPARLASTRLPNKPLLDIAGKPMIIRVAEQAQKSGVGEVLVACGDQQIFDLVKAHNFNAAMTDPNLSSGSDRVYAAYKQLNLKHEFIINLQGDLPTVSPELIIKINDDLISSKADIATAAAKITDEEEKNNPNVVKAVIGFNMRALYFTRSACPWGEGDLYHHIGIYGYKKEALEQYVNFPPSPLEKRERLEQLRALENGLSISVSVVDSIPIGVDTKEDLEAARRSCI